A region of the Esox lucius isolate fEsoLuc1 chromosome 10, fEsoLuc1.pri, whole genome shotgun sequence genome:
CTTCCCTCTGTGATATGAGTTGTTGTCTTGATGAATCTTGACCCCAGTTTGCGTTCCTGTGAACTCTGGTTCAGAGTGCACAAGATAGCATACCATCATTCTTATAGTATGATGCACCCACCACTATGCAGTACCTTGAATTTTGGCAGACAGATATTGGCATTCAGCCcaaatagtttgattttggtctcatcagagcaGAGAATATGACACGCTCTCAGAGTCCTTGAAACAGCATGTCATATCCCTTTTACTtgggagtggcttctgtctagaCACTAAACAACAAAGACCTGACTGATGCAGAGATGGTTACGCAGAGAGAATATGGAGCTCTGTTAGTGGCCATTGGTTAATTCGTTTGGCTGGACAGCCAGCTCTAGAAGATTCTGTGGTTCCAAACATCTTCCATTACAAAATGATGGACCCCACTGCACTTCTGGAAACTTTCAATGCTTCAAACTTTCCTCAGATCTATGACTCTCAACAATTCTCAGAGGTCTGTGGAGAGTTCCTTGTATTTCATGGTTTGGTGTTTGCTCAGAAATGCACAGTGCAGTCTGGGACCATATACATACAGGACACTTTCTAAACAATGTCCTATCAAAGAAATGTggcacaggtggactccaatcatgTTCTAGATATATCTCAAGGACGACCAAAAAACACAGGACATATCAAAGCTCAATTGGGAGCATCAtgacaaagggtctgaatacttaggTAGACGAGATCTTTGTTTTAATATTCCATCTTTAATAAATTATTACGCTTTTTATTTTGGGGTATAGTATGTAGATTGTTTATAATTTCTTTAATACTTTTTGGCATCAatctgtaacaaaaacaaatctgatgAAAGTCAAATTGGtttgaatattttccaaatgcacttaatatacaaataaagctttagttattttgttgattgcaaatgtaaacatttttataaaatgctTCTAAGTTATAGTGTGTGGTACATCAGCATATGCTTCCTTGGCAGCCTGGGATGTAAAAATCTTGCCTTTGGCTGCAAGATTTTCCAGGAACCTTTATCTCTGAGAAACAAGTTGGCAAGACAAGGTCTAATAAAGAGTAAGCTTATGGAGTACAATCCATAGTGCATTGTGTGTTTATTATAGTATCCAATACCTCTGTTAAATGGGGTGTTTTGTGAAACCTGACAGAGAATGTTAGAGTTATGGGAATTTTAAACCGCTATGGGTAAATGAAGAGAATCTGGCCCAGACTCACCGGTGGGGGTTtggccaccacacagcagcCCATCTTGTGCCAGAAGTCGCTCATTCCTGGGCTCCTCCGGTTCTGACGAATTACCGCCCTGCTCTCTGTCGCCGCCCTGCAGGATGGTGAAGACGGGTAACCCCTGTGACCCTCAATCTTGGGATATTCCTGGTGCATCCAGATGCCTTGCATCAGATATCCAAAGTTGGGTCAAACCCCAAACCCAGACCCCCAAAATGATCAGGTCCTGATTCTTTCAGTCCTTCCGTCGTCTTAATCCTTCTTCAGAATCCAATCAGATTGAAGAACTTACTGCCACTTTAGGGTTTAACCTGCTGAGACAGGAAGACATCAGAGGATTAAAGGAAAAGTTAATGTCAACGCAGACTGAATGAGAAGAACCATTTGCAGGTGGACATGGCAGCGCACAGTCAAATCGCTACACGTCCATTAGATCTTCAATAACAGACCACTTATTGTGTGCGGATGTGCATGGACATGTACCAGCAAGTCTGTAGACAAACAATTTTCACTATCAAAGTACAGACATTGTTACAGTAAGCCCACATGCAGTCTTCGGAGATGTTAGAGAAGCACAACTTTAAAACTCGACCAACATTCATTACATTAAACGTATATGGCATGTATCACAATTGATTATGGTTCCCGAACGGTGTGTTTTTGCTGTCACAGaacattaattcattaataTTAAGAGAACACTGTAGCCACTGTAACAGCTGACTGAAGATCGGACGTGCTGAAACTTTGTTCCACCTTACTTAAACAAAAAAGATATTGTATCAACCAAGCCCCTCCCTCAGCAGAGCACACAGAAATAGCCTGAATCGTTCCATTTCTACAGCAGCACATGCAGTCAGGAGTGTAGGCGAAAATCTACCCACGaagtaaatgttttcaaaacagttgtAATGATGAACCGGTCATTTAGCAGACCAATAACAGTCCTAACGAGACGTGGGACAATACATTCCAAAGACGAAACATGTTTGTAAGGACCAGTTTCCTTTCTAAGGACTTCAGCATCCTCCATTCACCTTTCGCTCATTCCCATCTGGTTCATCGGGCATATCAAGCGTGGAAGTGAGACGAGACAACATGATAACCCACGTCTCCAGTATACTCTCCATGCTGCCTGAAACAGAACCGTGCCCACACTGTTATCAGGTTTATTTACTACCTACTGTTTCAATGCCTCGTTTCATGTGGTCAGTGATGACCCCGCCAATATATGTTACAGCCTTCTTTGAGTATTGATGCCTTTGGTTCACGTCTCCTCTCAGGGTTATCTGCTTCTGCAGGTTGTCCTCCACCGCCGGGCTTGAACTCAAGGTTACCTTGGGCACACAGCCGATTGTTTGATTACACTTCTCATAATGACATGGATGTCATCCAGCTCTGCCTTTTCATGCCCAGAGGCTGTAAGAGACAGGCAGGAAACCATTTTGGAATGTGTGTGATGGGAGTCTCACAGGCTCTCACAAACACAGCATATTTACAGGACAACAGTTTcttaaatagaaataaaatatttctccAAACCGCAAGAACCAAACTTCTATGCTTGACCTTAACACCAAACCCAGGTTTCGTGTCCTCGTGTAAGGTTAGGACATTCTGGTCTCGAAAAAGGAAATAAGCATGTACACAAATGCTTTAAATAACCTCTTTCAGACATTAAAATGAGCACACATTTCTGGAAAACATTTGGGTGGGGCAAAACACCACAGCGGGTCCCTTGATTGCACAAGCACTGACGGCATACTAGGCACCACGGCGGTTCCaaaggggatgtgctggacagtGACGGCCGGGGATTGGAGAAGTTCTGGGACGGCGAGGCAGGCAGCACCAGAAAAACTGACTCTGTCGTTAGATCACCAACGTAAGGACCTGAAAGCCGGCATGAGACAAACAGGACATGGGTGCCTCGTGAGACATTTCCCTTGAGTCACACGCTTGCTGAGACAACCTCAATGTCTGTGCGATTCGGGCAGGTACACCTGTGGGTTTAACCCCTCTATGTCTGGCCCTTTTAATATCAACCCACAGCACAGGTGCATTTGAGGAGTCGGATGGACACAGCTTTGTGAGACCACTGTACTCATATGGAGAACTAGAACTGTCTGTGGCACAACAGGAATACTCCTGAGGCACACAGTTTAGAGGAAGGAAACCTCATGACCAAGCTACCCATGACTCAAACCACAGACAAGaccagacggggggggggggggggtctaaaaTACTTGT
Encoded here:
- the LOC105012704 gene encoding CDC42 small effector protein 1, which produces MQGIWMHQEYPKIEGHRGYPSSPSCRAATESRAVIRQNRRSPGMSDFWHKMGCCVVAKPPPKKKRRKIDRSMIGEPTNFMHLTHIGSGEMAEGLPPSGSVQEQMRSKGPSTNGRSNLL